From a region of the Roseivirga sp. 4D4 genome:
- a CDS encoding ComEC/Rec2 family competence protein: MADITVHFLDVGQGDGTYIETNGKKILVDLGTTKNSKDTWPEIKEFFIKQKGFKKGEVEIEYLFLTHPDRDHYNLIEKFNRAFSPSYKNIIIGGRPWGYYQSQYQNCPHCGRKTNIGKTVEVYERAPKSGRWRSYKKRCDYMLGCGQKFEIDVKIPPAFDKWLYDLVKAGKVTLPSSNWTETIDLGGDSKIGVMAGNLSSGDSNGKSIVLRIYNNAWSVMLSADATVDTEAFILDNHSADDIKSDVLKVGHHGSARTSTSSEWAAAVDPELAYVSSDRTGDLLKSSGFKIPSQASIDTLLQFGTRLNTADAAAHKFVVYFPDKFYGNSRSVKSFDKKSGSGSAAGLNPQIITSMTDLGTVADHYIEIRTELNVFTNLCTLGDSTSEDIGVRYDLQLPESGALSINPSSDDPSDFTGWPSSAVYRIPTG, from the coding sequence ATGGCGGATATCACCGTTCACTTCCTTGACGTTGGGCAGGGAGACGGAACCTACATCGAAACCAATGGGAAGAAGATTCTTGTCGATCTAGGCACAACCAAAAATTCCAAAGACACATGGCCTGAGATTAAGGAATTCTTTATAAAGCAAAAAGGCTTTAAAAAAGGAGAAGTAGAGATTGAATACTTGTTTCTTACACATCCGGATAGAGACCATTATAATCTGATTGAGAAATTCAATCGAGCCTTTAGTCCTTCTTATAAGAACATAATAATTGGAGGTAGACCATGGGGTTACTACCAAAGCCAGTATCAGAACTGCCCTCATTGTGGAAGAAAAACCAATATAGGTAAAACGGTTGAGGTCTATGAAAGAGCACCCAAATCAGGTAGATGGAGGTCCTACAAAAAGCGATGTGATTACATGTTAGGTTGTGGTCAAAAATTCGAGATTGATGTTAAAATACCACCGGCATTCGATAAATGGTTATATGACCTTGTGAAAGCTGGTAAAGTAACTTTACCCTCTAGCAATTGGACCGAAACCATAGATCTTGGTGGAGATTCGAAAATTGGCGTCATGGCAGGTAATTTGAGCTCTGGTGACTCAAATGGAAAGAGTATTGTACTAAGAATATATAATAATGCTTGGTCTGTGATGTTGTCTGCTGATGCTACGGTAGATACCGAAGCATTTATTTTGGATAATCATTCTGCCGATGACATAAAATCAGATGTGCTGAAGGTAGGGCATCATGGCAGCGCACGTACTTCAACTTCCTCTGAATGGGCTGCGGCAGTCGATCCTGAACTAGCTTATGTTAGTTCTGACCGGACGGGTGATTTACTCAAAAGCAGTGGTTTTAAAATCCCATCCCAAGCGAGTATTGATACCCTGTTACAGTTCGGTACACGTCTTAATACAGCAGATGCTGCAGCACACAAGTTTGTAGTGTACTTCCCGGATAAATTCTACGGGAACAGTAGATCGGTCAAAAGTTTTGACAAAAAATCTGGTAGTGGGTCAGCAGCTGGCTTAAATCCTCAGATCATCACATCTATGACTGACTTGGGTACAGTGGCTGACCATTACATCGAAATTCGTACTGAGCTCAATGTGTTTACCAATCTATGCACTTTAGGCGATAGTACAAGTGAAGACATTGGGGTCAGGTATGATCTTCAACTTCCAGAATCTGGGGCACTCAGTATAAACCCGAGTTCAGACGACCCGTCAGATTTTACAGGCTGGCCGAGTAGTGCGGTATATAGAATTCCAACAGGTTAG
- a CDS encoding ComEC/Rec2 family competence protein — MSEIKIHILDVGQGDCTIIQAEGLNILVDCGSSKNADLALENVKEYFNTIFNGGAYHFDYLFLTHPDSDHYNLLNALLEADLITFDQVYVSGVLTDYYGGQTVHCKVKRCVGAHRLKRIVEYKKQSRRTGKGSRSRGSIGPVFKCFPRPYSPHSRTVKTEYSIKEPSKFDFWLYEGMENAQGNFHQFPSDYKETNFISKGEFKIDVLAANVSGYFSSSNTKSLVLRVYNNNVSAILAGDATYLTEAFMLAQHNANVLETNVLKVGHHGSAKTSTSGEWAEATDPQYAFISSDRLGDTSGVGRGAFQIPSQAVIDTILNFGRNNRLSSLVGNNHYFVSCFDSKYSLVSRSLNSFNSQASSSTHYNLDEDYKHAFDPNDQLTDTSQYMSVATTKGVFTTLYLLDHGMLEEDLGTSYEIKLSSNGAIDITTSSDMVTPP; from the coding sequence ATGTCAGAGATAAAGATACATATCCTCGATGTTGGGCAGGGAGATTGTACTATCATTCAAGCCGAAGGGCTCAACATATTGGTAGACTGCGGATCTTCCAAAAATGCGGACCTCGCGCTCGAAAACGTAAAAGAGTACTTTAATACTATTTTCAACGGTGGTGCATACCATTTCGATTACTTGTTTTTAACACATCCCGATAGTGATCATTATAATCTTTTGAATGCTCTTTTAGAAGCAGACCTGATCACTTTTGATCAAGTCTATGTGTCAGGTGTACTCACTGATTATTATGGTGGACAAACAGTTCATTGCAAGGTAAAACGCTGCGTGGGGGCTCATCGCCTGAAAAGAATTGTGGAGTACAAAAAACAATCGAGAAGAACGGGAAAAGGATCCCGTAGTAGAGGGTCAATAGGCCCTGTATTTAAGTGTTTTCCGAGACCATATTCACCACACTCTCGGACAGTGAAGACGGAATACAGTATTAAAGAGCCGTCTAAGTTTGATTTTTGGTTGTACGAAGGTATGGAGAATGCGCAAGGTAATTTCCATCAGTTTCCGAGTGACTATAAAGAGACTAATTTCATTTCAAAGGGAGAATTTAAAATTGATGTTTTGGCGGCTAATGTCAGTGGATACTTTAGTTCCTCAAATACCAAAAGCCTAGTCTTGCGAGTTTATAACAACAATGTGTCGGCAATTTTAGCTGGGGATGCCACCTATCTAACGGAAGCTTTTATGCTTGCTCAGCATAATGCCAATGTGCTTGAAACCAATGTGCTCAAGGTAGGGCATCATGGTAGTGCCAAGACCTCCACCAGTGGAGAATGGGCAGAGGCCACAGACCCTCAATACGCCTTTATCAGTTCGGATCGCCTGGGAGATACTTCAGGGGTGGGTAGGGGTGCTTTTCAAATACCATCACAGGCAGTTATTGACACTATATTGAATTTTGGTAGAAACAACCGACTATCTAGTCTGGTTGGTAATAATCATTATTTCGTCTCTTGTTTTGATAGCAAGTATTCTTTGGTATCACGTTCTCTTAATTCGTTTAACAGCCAAGCCTCTAGTTCTACTCATTATAATTTAGATGAAGATTATAAACATGCTTTTGATCCAAATGATCAGTTAACGGATACTTCACAGTACATGTCTGTGGCAACCACGAAAGGTGTTTTTACGACTTTGTATTTATTAGACCACGGCATGCTTGAAGAGGATTTAGGGACATCTTATGAAATTAAATTGTCCTCCAATGGAGCGATTGATATTACTACTTCTTCAGATATGGTGACACCTCCATAA